The Treponema phagedenis DNA segment GGGCAATTTTCAGTACGGCTCAAAACTGATGAATGTGAGTTTTAATCCCGGCATTGCGCACGAGCTTGCAAGTTACGCCGCTGATGAAATCGGCAATATTGCGCAAAAAGAATACCTCATTAAGGACGGCATCTTAGTGCGGGCGCTCGGCAGTTTGGAAAGCCAACAGCGCTCAAAGCTGAAAGGCGTTGCAAATCAACGGGCAACTTCATGGAACAGACCGCCGATAGACCGAATGGCAAACATCAACCTTGAGCCGGGCACAAGCAGTTTTGAAGATATTATCTCTTCAATAGAAAAAGGAATTCTCATGCGTGCAAACCGATCATGGACAATCGATGATTACCGCAATAAATTTCAGTTCGGCTGCGAATACGGGCAGCTGATCGAAAACGGGAAGCTTACCAAAACTGTACGCGATCCGAATTACCGCGGCATTTCCCGCTATTTTTGGAACAACCTTTGTGCGGTTGGCGATGAAAGCACTTTTGACGTATTCGGCACGCCGAACTGCGGGAAGGGTGAACCGAATCAGGTTATTTTTGTCGGGCATGCAAGCCCCGTATGCGCATTTTCAAATGTTGAGGTTTTCGGAGGCGGTAAATGAAACATAATTTTAAACAACACTTTGAATCGATATCTTCCTTTATACTGAAAGAGTTGCAAAATGATGAAAAGGCATCAATCAGTTACCGTGCGGAACAAAGTTATTTTTTACGTTTTAATCAGGCGAAGGTGCGCCAAAACGGTTCGGTAGAACAAATACATGCCGGCGTAACCCTATGGAAAAATACAAAAACAATTTCTTTCGGTTTAGGGTTAAGCGGAGAGCTTTCTCAAGACTTTATTCTTATTGCGAAAGAGCTCGAAAAAGCAAGAATAACTGCAAGCCTTTTGCCCGATGACCCGTACCAATCTATTCCGACGGCAAACGAAAAATCAAACACAGTGTATGCGGGAAAGCTTTTGCCGACAGCTACAATAGAAAAAACCCTGCTTGATCCCGTGCGGGACCTAGATTTTGCGGGTTTGTTTTCTCAAGGAATAATTTGCCGCGGCTCGATGAACTGGGCAGGTGCCCATCATTGGTTTGAAACCGAAAACTTTTTGCTTGACTATTCGGTTTGGCTTCCGAACGGGCGGGCGGTAAAATCCGTATATTCCGGGCGCGAGTGGAGCGATGATGAATACAAAAAAAAGATTGCACAAGCGCGGGAAGGGCTTTCCGTCCTTTCATGCGAACCTAAAAAAATAGAGCCGGGACGATACCGCATGTTTATTACCGCTGATGCCCTCGTTGAAGTTGTTGATTTCTTTTCTTGGAACGGTTTTGGCGAGCGGTGCATGCAGCAAGGCGAAAGCGCGTATCTTGCGTTAAAAGAAAAACGGGAAAGCTTTGCCGACAGTTTTTCTCTGACGCAGGATTTTTCGCTCGGGCTTGAGCCTGCCTTTAACGAAGACGGAGAGCTTGCCCCCGAGCAATTGCCGATTGTGCAAAACGGTACATTGGTCAACACGCTTGTCAGCTCCCGCTCCGAAAAACAGTACGGGGTAAAATCAAACGGCGCTCCAAGCGGAGAATGGATGCGCTCAGTTGTGATCGGCGCAGGCGATTTATGCGAAGAGGACGCGCTAAAAGAATTAGGAACCGGTATTTATGTTTCCAACTTCCATTACCTCAACTGGAGCGACCCCGCCTTTGCCCGCGTTACCGGTATGACTCGATTTGCCTGCCTTTGGGTTGAAGACGGCAAGGTTGTTGCGCCCATCGCCGATATGCGCTGGGACGAATCACTGTATAATATGTTCGGTGCAAACCTTTTGGCAATTACAAAAGAGCGGCACATGTTTACGAACACCGCAACCTACGAAGAGCGAGCAGTGGGTGGCTGCCTTTTGCCGGGAATATTGGTAAAAGATTTTAACTGCACATTGTAATATAAGATGAAACAACGGCAGCGTTTAGTTCAGCAGCAGCGCCTTGTATTAAATCAGCAGCTGGTTCAAGGCTTTTCTCTAATTAAATTATCCGCAAACGATTTACGGGAGGAGGTACTTAAACAGGTAGAAAGCAACCCCGCCCTGACAATCGTTTCCGACCCTTTACGAAAAGAAGGCGAAACAGCCGCTGCCGAATCAATCAGAAAACTGCAAAACCAACCTTCCGTTTTGCGGTATACAAGCGAAGCGGAAGGAAAACTTGCAAGCGATAATTTTCAAAACTTTTTGGAAAACCGTGCGGAAGAACAACGGGAAACTATTCGAGACGTGCTTAACGAACAGCTTTTGTATCAAAAAAAAGATCCCGATATCCTTACAACCGCACGCATTCTTGTACAGGATTTAGACTTGCAAGGGTTTTTTATCCTCCCGCCCGAAAGATTTATTCAATCCGCTCCGGAAGAATTGAAAAGTGTTTTACAAAAAAACCTGACTGCCGCAATATCTTTGCTGCAAAAACTGGAACCGCAGGGCTGCGCGGTTTTCAATTTTAAAGAATCCCTTGCGGTGCAGGCGGAGCTGCGCTTTTCAGGCTTTTCCGATCCGCTCTATGACTACACCATTAGGCTTTTAAAAAATCACAGCGAGCTGCTTTTCTCTTCAGAAAAAGATTTACAACGCAAGCTTACTCCGAGCGTACTTTCAAAACGAATAAATGAAGCAAAGATTTTTCCCCGTCCGATAGACGCAGAAGATGCGGAAGATATTTTATCGCTTATTCAAGAACTTCACCCGTACCCTGGACGCAGTGTGCTGGAAGAACAGCCGCCCGAGTCCGACAGTTTTTTTGCACCCGATGTCATTGTCAAAAAAACGGACACCGGCTTCACGGCGGAAATTAACAACCAAACAATTCCCGTTATTGCAATACGGGAAGACTACGCAAAAAATCTTAGCGGTGCGCAAAACAAAAATAAGTCCGCCGCAAAAGAACAACTGCGGGACGCACAAACGCTGATCGATTTACTTGCATACCGGGATCAAACCTTATTAAAAATTACCGAAGCACTACTGAACTTCCAACAGGATTTTTTCCGATACGGCCCCGCAAAACACAGCCCTTTGCGAATGCTCGATGTTGCCGAAGCAGTCGGCATACATGTCTCCACCGTATCGCGGGCGGTAAATAACAAGTATCTGCAATATGAACATAAAAACTATCCGCTGCGATACTTTTTTTCAAGCAGACTCATGTCGGTAGCGGAAGCAAAATCGGGCATAAAAAAAACATACACTTCATCTCAATATTCAAAAGAGTCGGTAAAACATCGCATTAAAAAAATTGTGGAGCAATGGCGAAAAAACAACCCAAATAAAAAAATATCCGACCAAACTGTTTCGGACATACTTAAGCAAGAAGGCATCCAATGCGCCCGCCGCACCGTCAACAAATATCGAACAGAGCTGCGCACCGAACCCGCTTTCTAAAACCTCTTCGATTCAACATCAATTATAAAAATTTAA contains these protein-coding regions:
- a CDS encoding TldD/PmbA family protein, translating into MKHNFKQHFESISSFILKELQNDEKASISYRAEQSYFLRFNQAKVRQNGSVEQIHAGVTLWKNTKTISFGLGLSGELSQDFILIAKELEKARITASLLPDDPYQSIPTANEKSNTVYAGKLLPTATIEKTLLDPVRDLDFAGLFSQGIICRGSMNWAGAHHWFETENFLLDYSVWLPNGRAVKSVYSGREWSDDEYKKKIAQAREGLSVLSCEPKKIEPGRYRMFITADALVEVVDFFSWNGFGERCMQQGESAYLALKEKRESFADSFSLTQDFSLGLEPAFNEDGELAPEQLPIVQNGTLVNTLVSSRSEKQYGVKSNGAPSGEWMRSVVIGAGDLCEEDALKELGTGIYVSNFHYLNWSDPAFARVTGMTRFACLWVEDGKVVAPIADMRWDESLYNMFGANLLAITKERHMFTNTATYEERAVGGCLLPGILVKDFNCTL
- the rpoN gene encoding RNA polymerase factor sigma-54 is translated as MKQRQRLVQQQRLVLNQQLVQGFSLIKLSANDLREEVLKQVESNPALTIVSDPLRKEGETAAAESIRKLQNQPSVLRYTSEAEGKLASDNFQNFLENRAEEQRETIRDVLNEQLLYQKKDPDILTTARILVQDLDLQGFFILPPERFIQSAPEELKSVLQKNLTAAISLLQKLEPQGCAVFNFKESLAVQAELRFSGFSDPLYDYTIRLLKNHSELLFSSEKDLQRKLTPSVLSKRINEAKIFPRPIDAEDAEDILSLIQELHPYPGRSVLEEQPPESDSFFAPDVIVKKTDTGFTAEINNQTIPVIAIREDYAKNLSGAQNKNKSAAKEQLRDAQTLIDLLAYRDQTLLKITEALLNFQQDFFRYGPAKHSPLRMLDVAEAVGIHVSTVSRAVNNKYLQYEHKNYPLRYFFSSRLMSVAEAKSGIKKTYTSSQYSKESVKHRIKKIVEQWRKNNPNKKISDQTVSDILKQEGIQCARRTVNKYRTELRTEPAF